Proteins co-encoded in one Neoarius graeffei isolate fNeoGra1 chromosome 11, fNeoGra1.pri, whole genome shotgun sequence genomic window:
- the insm1b gene encoding insulinoma-associated protein 1b, with translation MPKGFLVKRNKKAAHVSYRIRCDDDDGQEATLECQIQRDASPPLSRTCSPEIAASSPSDAADTPVHGHGAKPVQFGNPEAVYQALYSPTRPISKDHERKYFERSFNLGSPISAESFPTPTSITSLDHLLFAPVDLKIGSSNSSALTSAVRSAGKRPSTDKSKSGAKKPKAIRKLTFEDEVTTSPVLGLKIKEGPVDLKPRALSAGGNKPLGEFICQLCKEEYADPFSLAQHKCSRIVRVEYRCPECDKVFSCPANLASHRRWHKPRAQTAPASQATKNDPSKIAAVSREEIKDAREYSSERDSPSPVLSESGSEDGLYDCQRCGKRFKRQAYLRKHVLAHHALHGQVMGDTFHSAEAEQSPETAQHSRERSSSPALTPLNLSPAECLPCPVCGEIVADRPSLERHVRLLHASQVFPCKHCPATFYSSPGLTRHVNKCHPTEKRQVILLQMPVRPAC, from the coding sequence ATGCCCAAAGGGTTCCTGGTGAAAAGAAACAAGAAAGCGGCACACGTCTCTTACCGGATACGTTGCGATGATGATGACGGACAGGAAGCGACTCTGGAATGTCAGATCCAACGCGACGCGTCCCCTCCTCTGTCCCGGACCTGCAGCCCGGAGATCGCAGCATCATCACCATCCGATGCAGCAGACACGCCGGTTCACGGTCACGGAGCCAAACCGGTGCAGTTTGGTAATCCTGAGGCGGTGTATCAAGCCCTCTACAGCCCCACCCGCCCCATCAGCAAGGACCACGAGAGGAAATATTTCGAGAGAAGTTTCAACCTGGGCTCGCCCATCTCCGCCGAATCATTTCCGACTCCTACCTCTATCACCAGCCTGGACCACCTCCTTTTTGCTCCAGTAGACTTGAAAATCGGCTCCAGCAACAGCAGCGCGCTGACATCGGCTGTGCGGAGCGCCGGGAAAAGGCCCTCCACCGACAAAAGTAAAAGCGGAGCCAAGAAACCCAAAGCCATACGGAAGCTGACCTTCGAGGACGAGGTGACCACTTCACCAGTACTCGGCCTTAAAATTAAAGAGGGCCCTGTCGACCTGAAACCGCGAGCCTTATCGGCCGGGGGCAACAAACCCCTTGGAGAGTTCATCTGCCAGCTGTGCAAGGAAGAATACGCGGACCCGTTCTCTTTAGCGCAGCACAAGTGCTCGAGGATCGTGAGGGTCGAGTACAGGTGTCCTGAATGCGACAAAGTGTTCAGCTGTCCTGCTAACTTGGCCTCGCACCGACGTTGGCACAAACCGCGCGCTCAGACTGCGCCAGCTTCACAAGCCACCAAGAACGACCCGTCCAAAATAGCCGCCGTCTCCAGAGAGGAAATCAAAGACGCAAGAGAGTATTCGAGTGAGAGGGACTCTCCGAGCCCGGTTTTGTCCGAGTCCGGATCAGAGGACGGTCTGTACGACTGCCAGCGCTGCGGGAAAAGGTTTAAGCGCCAAGCGTACCTCAGAAAGCACGTGCTGGCGCACCACGCACTGCACGGCCAGGTGATGGGCGACACCTTTCACAGCGCAGAGGCAGAACAGAGCCCGGAGACGGCGCAGCACTCCCGAGAACGCAGCTCGAGTCCCGCTCTGACCCCGCTGAATTTAAGCCCCGCTGAGTGCCTGCCGTGTCCGGTCTGCGGTGAGATCGTGGCTGACCGGCCGAGCCTGGAGCGGCACGTGCGCCTCCTGCACGCTTCCCAGGTGTTTCCGTGCAAGCACTGCCCCGCCACTTTCTACAGCTCCCCGGGTCTGACCAGGCACGTCAACAAGTGCCACCCTACAGAAAAGCGGCAGGTGATCCTGCTTCAGATGCCCGTCAGGCCTGCGTGCTGA